The genomic segment GTTAGATGAACTTCCACACTCGATTAAAACACGAGTCTATTGTTATCTTTATCAAGAACTTTTAGAAAAAGTTCCCATCTTTCAAGACGCTGAACCCTGTTTTATTGAGGATTTAGTGATTAAATTAAAACCCCGAATTCTCCCACCCCATGACTATGTAATTCGGGAAGATCAAATGGGACATGAAATGTATTTTGTGAAACGAGGACAATTGCAAGCCTTTTCAGAAAAAACGGGAAAAGTCTATAGTCTATTGGTAGCAGGTTCTTTTTTTGGTGAAATTGCCTTACTTTATAACAGTCGCCGGACGGCTTCAGTCAAAACCTTAACCTACTGTGAGTTATTTGTTCTCTATAAAGAAGATTTTGATAAAGTCCTAGAAAATTACCCTCAGTTTTCCGAAAAAGTTAAAAAAATAGCAGAGCAACGCCATCAAATTAGAGAATAATTTTCTCATGTTTTGAGGATTTATCGACGAATTTGTTGTTCTAATTGCGCTGGATTTGCCGTAATATTAAAGCGTTGCATCAAATACAACACCCCTGCCGCCACAAAGACACCAACCACTAAACCCACCACCGTTAAAAACCAAAAAGAACGTTTAATCGTTTTGAGGGTTTTGGGGTCATATTCCTGAACTTGGAAATCTTGAATTTCTTCACTAAACTCATCCGATTCAACTTGAGGAAAATGTACATTGTTAGGATTACCATTCTGTTGAAACGGTTCACGATTATTGGGGGAAAAGTTCATAATCAAATTAACGATGAGTTAAAGGGTTATACCCCAGAAAGGGTGGTTCTATTTTAATATAAAGAGAGTCTGACTTGCTACATTTGCTCCCCTTAAATCATGTCTGTTCTCTCACCTGAATTAAAACAACGTTTATCCACACCCTTAAAAATTGGCACCGTAGAAGTCAATAGTCGGGTGTTACAATCTCCCCTATCCGGTGTCACAGACTTGGTATTTCGGCGTTTAGTTCGTCGCTACGCCCCGGACTCGATGATGTATACCGAAATGGTGCACGCCAGCGAAGTTTGTCACGTTCGGGAACTGCCAAAAATGATGGAAGTTGACCCCAATGAACGCCCCATTAGTATTCAATTATTTGACTGTCGCCCCCATTTTTTAGCCGAAGCTGCCCAAAAAGCCGTTGAAGAAGGGGCCGATACCATTGATATTAATATGGGCTGTCCCGTGAATAAAATTACCAAAAATGGCGGCGGGTCTTCGTTGTTGCGTCAACCGGAAGTTGCAGAAACCATTGTCCGGTCAGTGGTTGAGGCGGTGAATGTGCCTGTAACCGTAAAAACTCGGATAGGGTGGAGTGATGAAGAGATCACAATTTTGGATTTTGCCCGTAGAATGCAGGATGCGGGGGCAAAAATGATCACCATTCACGCTCGAACTCGTGATCAAGGGTATAATGGTCAAGCAAAATGGGACTGGATTCGACAGGTTAAGGAACAGTTAAGCATTCCTGTTATTGCCAATGGTGATATTTTTTCCGTAGAAGCCGCCATTCAATGTTTACAAGAAACGGACGCTGATGGGGTGATGTGTTCGCGGGGAACCCTCGGTTATCCGTTTTTAGTGGGAGAAATTGACTATTTTCTGAAAACAGGAATATTAAAAACCCCGCCTTCAGTAATTGAACGGTTGCAATGTGCAAAAGAACACCTACAAGCGCTCTGGGAGTATAAAGGACAACGGGGAATTTATCAATCTCGAAAACATTTAACTTGGTATGCGAAAGGCTTTCCTGGGGCACAGGAATTACGCCATCATTTGGCCAGAATTGAAACCGTTGCTCAAGGATGGGAATTATTAGATAATGCAATAAATCAGTTATCTCAGAACAGTTTTGTTGCCTAGAAAACTTTAAAATCAGAACAGCCCTGGTTTTGTAGGGGCGAGGTTACTTTCAAAGTCCGTCAACTTAACGCCAAAAGTAGGCTTGTTACCGAAAGTTCTTTGATTTTTTTAAGCGTCAATGATCCCCCCTAACCCCCCTTATTAAGGGGGGGAATAGGAGATCCAAGTCCCCCTTTTTAAGGCTATGCCCTGAGCCTGCCGAAGGGGGGATTTAGGGGGATCTAATAAGAGCTTTAATCACAGGTTTTCGGCTTAAGTTGA from the Planktothrix sp. FACHB-1365 genome contains:
- the dusB gene encoding tRNA dihydrouridine synthase DusB; translation: MSVLSPELKQRLSTPLKIGTVEVNSRVLQSPLSGVTDLVFRRLVRRYAPDSMMYTEMVHASEVCHVRELPKMMEVDPNERPISIQLFDCRPHFLAEAAQKAVEEGADTIDINMGCPVNKITKNGGGSSLLRQPEVAETIVRSVVEAVNVPVTVKTRIGWSDEEITILDFARRMQDAGAKMITIHARTRDQGYNGQAKWDWIRQVKEQLSIPVIANGDIFSVEAAIQCLQETDADGVMCSRGTLGYPFLVGEIDYFLKTGILKTPPSVIERLQCAKEHLQALWEYKGQRGIYQSRKHLTWYAKGFPGAQELRHHLARIETVAQGWELLDNAINQLSQNSFVA